DNA from Chiroxiphia lanceolata isolate bChiLan1 unplaced genomic scaffold, bChiLan1.pri scaffold_86_arrow_ctg1, whole genome shotgun sequence:
GATCAGGATCAGGACCAGGACTGGGATCAGGACCAGGGCCAGGATCAGGACTGGGATCAGGATTGGGACCAGGACTAGGGACCAGGACCAGGACTCAGGACTGGTCTCAGGATCAAGATCAGGACTGGGACCAGGATCAGGACTGGAACAAAGACCAAGATCAGGACCAGAAGCAGGACTAGGAGTAGGACCAGGATCAGAACTGGGACCAGGATCAGGGCTGGGACAAGGACCAGGATTGGGACCAAGAGCAGAACTGGGACCAGGATCAGAATCAGGACTGGAGCCAGGACTAGGACCAGAACAAGGATTGGGACCAGGACCAGGATCAGGACTGGAGAAGCCACCAACAGGTCACATGCCACCTTTCCCAGTGGGAAAACTCTGGGAATGGCTCTGGAATGGGATAAATCCCAAGATCAGCCACCAGTGGGCCACATCCCACATTTCCCAGTGGGAAAActgggacacagctctgcaaacagCTCTGGATTTGGGATAAATCCCAAGATCGGCCaccttttccagctgggaaagccTCTGGGAATGGCTCTGGAATAGGATGAACCCCAAAATCAGCCACCAAGGGGTCACATCCCGCCTTTCCCAGTGGAAAAAGTCCAGGAATGGCTTTGGAACAGGATGAACACACGAGGACACGAGCTCAGCCGTAACCAAGGGGAGAGTTTATTTGGGATGATGGGAATTGGGGGTCGGGAACATTCCAGTTCTTCGTCCCCCTCCCAGATTCCCACGTGGAGCTTCTCTGTCGTCTGCTCAACCTGCGGGAGGGGACACAAAGAGGGGGGTCAGGGACATTCCCGaggcccctccctccccttggGGGATCCCCCAAAACGTACCTTGGGGATTTGTCcgggagagcaggagcagggagagccccaggagccccaggacccccccgaGCGCCATCGCGGCCCCACAAAGCACCATCGGCAGCTCCGGCACCTCCAGAGGCTCCGGGGGCACTGCGGGAACGGGACACGGCTCAGGAGAGGCAGCGGCGTTGGGgttgggagcaggagcaggacgGGGACAAGGACCAGGAGCAGGACCCGAATTGGGATCAGGACCAGGACCAGGATCAGAAGAACCAGGACCAGAAGAACCAGGACTGGGACCAGAACCAGgacccccccaggtgtgtcccccaCACCGTGGTGTCCCCCCTCCAGTGCCGCCCTCTCACCCCAGTAGGTGACCACCGAGGCGTTGTCCCCCCGGGGGGTCACCAGGCAGGCGAAGACGTCCCCGCGCTCTGGGGTCACTTCCAGGCGGGACAAGGTCCAGAAGGTGAGCTCCGGGGTGGGGGTGAAGGGCCCCTGGGTGACCCCCCGGGTGACGGGGACACCCCCCCGGGTCCAGGTGACGTCCAGGGCCGGCGGGAAGACGTTCTccaccaggcacagcagggtGTTGGCCTCGCCCAGCGCCAGCGGCAGCGCCGGGAACACTTGGGCCACCGGCATTCCTGCGGGGATTGCATCCCGTAAAAACGGTGGGATGGGACCTCCAAAGGGTCCCATCCCAAAGGGACGTCCCGCCCCGATTCCTGACCTTGggggctccagggctgggggaacCTCCAATCCCAGCCTCAGGGTTGAGCTTTTCGCTGAagccaggggttttttttctgaattcaggTCTTTTCCATCCCTAAGTTTTCCCattctctccatccttccctccccaagttcctccatccctcccacccccaaatTTCTTCCATCCCCCAAGTTCTTCCCTCGTCTCCATCCCTTCTTCCCCCAAGTTCTTCCATCCTTTCATCCCCATCTTCTTGGGGGACACCTGGGAATCCACGGATCCACTGACCTGGGGGTGccacccccctcaccccccccaaattcctccTCCATCCGCCATCCCCCCCAGCAGGACGGTGCTCCATCGACCCCCGGTGTCCCCTCTGTCACCAACCCCTGGCCTGGGGCAGGACCCCGGTGGCCGAGCGGCCGAGCCCGTCCAGGACACCCCGGCACAGCTCCACGTCCAGGCGCAGCTCCGGGGGGGTCTCCAGGTCTGGGGGCAGCGGGGGCAGGTCCGGGAGTGCCGGGAGCCACCGGGATCCCGGGAAGTCGAAGCTGTAGAGTCGCTGCCCGTCCAAGGTGAGGGAAAGGTCCAGGGAA
Protein-coding regions in this window:
- the LOC116781900 gene encoding HLA class II histocompatibility antigen, DM alpha chain encodes the protein MGGSFWGLLAPLLGGLLGVAAAVTPEPPTHLLAEVLTCQPDTPSLDLSLTLDGQRLYSFDFPGSRWLPALPDLPPLPPDLETPPELRLDVELCRGVLDGLGRSATGVLPQARGMPVAQVFPALPLALGEANTLLCLVENVFPPALDVTWTRGGVPVTRGVTQGPFTPTPELTFWTLSRLEVTPERGDVFACLVTPRGDNASVVTYWVPPEPLEVPELPMVLCGAAMALGGVLGLLGLSLLLLSRTNPQG